The proteins below are encoded in one region of Syntrophotalea carbinolica DSM 2380:
- a CDS encoding helix-turn-helix domain-containing protein, whose protein sequence is MPKTIKPMPMPVQSGPLDAETLGAFVRARRTQSGLGIHEAAAFCGVAVDTLSRIETAKGDVKLSSILTVCRMLGMRLTVESWEE, encoded by the coding sequence ATGCCCAAAACCATCAAGCCGATGCCAATGCCTGTGCAGAGCGGCCCCCTCGATGCCGAAACCTTGGGAGCGTTCGTTCGTGCCCGCCGGACACAGTCAGGACTGGGTATCCACGAGGCGGCAGCATTTTGCGGGGTCGCGGTCGATACTCTGAGCCGGATCGAAACGGCCAAAGGAGACGTCAAGCTTTCGAGCATCCTGACGGTCTGCCGTATGCTCGGTATGCGTCTCACCGTTGAGTCCTGGGAGGAGTGA